A single Thermosynechococcus vestitus BP-1 DNA region contains:
- a CDS encoding DUF928 domain-containing protein gives MSAHRFSLAWLLLGTWAMGIGALPVMPSLPAVAQNSSNPASEFDRYMQRGYELTAKRDYQSALVNFRRALSLRPNNRYALMAISNVEAYLARDRYAAQSSHRLTFVPTNRGMPGQRIAGATRFGECTQGSMTKIIALVPDNNLGMTAVANPSLFFFVPQSTATSAELILLSEAGDLLLSQQVPLKGKAGILPVTIDASQAKLQPGQKYQWIFSLTCKPNEPDANPFVTGWIERAELDSNLARVMTTMAPADRLPLLVTSQLWNDTLATLVELQQRNPNNPVIKQQWQDLLKSAGIDPQIANMPLLQ, from the coding sequence ATGTCTGCCCATCGTTTTAGCCTTGCGTGGCTACTCCTCGGTACCTGGGCAATGGGGATAGGTGCCCTGCCAGTCATGCCATCGTTACCTGCTGTTGCCCAAAATTCCTCTAACCCAGCCAGTGAGTTCGATCGCTACATGCAGCGGGGGTATGAACTCACCGCCAAGCGTGACTATCAATCAGCCTTGGTGAATTTCCGCCGTGCCCTCAGTTTGCGTCCTAATAACCGTTATGCCCTCATGGCCATTAGTAATGTCGAGGCCTATCTTGCTCGCGATCGCTACGCTGCCCAATCGAGTCATCGTCTCACCTTTGTGCCCACAAATCGTGGGATGCCCGGGCAACGGATTGCCGGCGCCACTCGCTTTGGTGAATGTACCCAGGGTTCCATGACAAAAATTATTGCTCTTGTTCCCGATAACAACTTGGGTATGACCGCTGTGGCCAATCCCAGTCTCTTTTTCTTTGTCCCCCAAAGCACGGCCACATCTGCGGAACTGATACTCCTTTCAGAAGCTGGAGATCTGCTCCTCAGCCAGCAAGTCCCCCTGAAGGGTAAAGCCGGGATTTTGCCCGTAACTATTGATGCCAGTCAGGCGAAGCTACAACCGGGACAAAAATACCAGTGGATCTTCTCCCTCACCTGTAAGCCCAATGAACCGGATGCCAATCCCTTTGTGACGGGCTGGATTGAGCGGGCTGAGCTAGATAGTAACCTTGCTCGAGTGATGACCACCATGGCACCGGCGGATCGCCTCCCCCTTTTGGTCACCAGTCAACTCTGGAACGATACCTTGGCCACCCTTGTGGAGTTGCAGCAAAGGAATCCTAATAACCCTGTCATCAAACAGCAGTGGCAGGATCTGCTCAAGAGTGCGGGTATTGATCCACAAATTGCCAACATGCCGTTGTTGCAATAA